The following coding sequences lie in one Tachysurus fulvidraco isolate hzauxx_2018 chromosome 19, HZAU_PFXX_2.0, whole genome shotgun sequence genomic window:
- the LOC113655860 gene encoding solute carrier organic anion transporter family member 1C1-like, which yields MSVEKKQPRQQCCSKQKSFLAALSFVYFAKAFQGSYMKSSVTQIERRFDIPSTQIGFIDGSFEIGNLLVIAFVSYFGAKLHRPRLIGAGCLIMATGSFITALPHFFQGPYQYETSITHISESNETESILPCLPTGSHSQVDESSTAESQTECEKTAGSNLWVLVFLGNMLRGIGETPVMPLGMSYMDDFAREENTALYIACIQCSGILGPMVGFMLGSFCARIYVDFGAVDLDHISITHKDTRWVGAWWLGFIITGAVMLLAGIPFWFLPRSLPKQAEGNDRKDQQVHHSEQDSFIPVESTSPPEKADPVNMVAMAKDFLPSLKRLFSNYIYVLIICTGLVQVSSFIGMITFKPKYMEQVYGQSPSKVILLIGIMNLPAVALGIVLGGFVMKRFQLSVLGAARMSISSSFIAFVLMLSQFFLHCGNSEVAGLTVSYEGFPNISTQQQSLVSQCNSGCSCSLKHWDPVCAYNGLTYSTPCLAGCQSSTGYAKEMVFHNCSCVAEAPLPSINMSAVLGQCPRKDNCDYIFKIYMAMTVLGAFVTASAATPGYIVLLRSIQPDLKSLALGMQMLIVRTLGGIPPPVYFGALIDRTCLKWGTKRCGGRGACRLYNTDAFRVTFLGLIYGLSALALLLLVLLYKRLSHQQQQLALQNQTKDLDPEANNMSKNNGNAPSAIVKCKEELDRETSI from the exons ATGAGTGTGGAGAAGAAACAACCCAGGCAGCAATGCTGCTCCAAACAGAAG AGTTTTCTGGCCGCCTTGTCTTTTGTCTACTTTGCCAAAGCATTTCAGGGCAGTTACATGAAAAGCTCAGTGACACAGATTGAGAGACGCTTTGACATTCCCAGCACACAAATTGGATTCATTGATGGAAGCTTTGAAATTG GCAACCTGTTGGTGATTGCATTTGTGAGTTATTTCGGAGCAAAACTTCACAGACCTAGACTGATTGGAGCAGGATGTCTGATCATGGCTACTGGTTCCTTCATCACTGCCCTGCCTCACTTTTTCCAGGGACC GTACCAGTATGAGACGTCAATCACACATATCTCTGAATCCAATGAGACTGAATCCATTCTCCCATGTCTTCCAACTGGGAGCCATTCACAAGTGGATGAATCTAGCACAGCTGAAAGCCAAACAG AGTGTGAGAAAACGGCAGGATCCAATTTATGGGTCCTCGTGTTTCTGGGTAACATGCTACGAGGGATTGGGGAGACTCCAGTGATGCCTCTTGGAATGTCTTACATGGATGACTTTGCCAGAGAAGAGAACACAGCTTTATATATTG CATGTATACAGTGTTCTGGTATCCTGGGGCCTATGGTTGGCTTTATGCTGGGGTCCTTCTGCGCCAGAATTTATGTGGATTTTGGAGCTGTAGACTTAg ACCACATATCAATAACCCACAAAGACACACGTTGGGTTGGGGCCTGGTGGCTTGGTTTCATAATCACTGGTGCTGTGATGTTACTGGCTGGAATCCCATTCTGGTTCCTGCCCCGGTCACTACCTAAGCAAGCAGAGGGCAACGATAGGAAAGATCAACAAGTCCATCACAGCGAACAAGATTCTTTTATCCCAGTGGAGAGCACTTCACCACCTGAGAAAGCTGACCCTGTCAACATGGTCGCCATGGCCAAAG ATTTCCTGCCATCTTTGAAGAGGCTTTTCAGTAACTATATATACGTGCTTATCATCTGCACTGGTTTGGTCCAGGTCAGCAGCTTTATTGGAATGATCACATTTAAGCCCAAGTACATGGAACAGGTTTATGGCCAGTCTCCATCCAAGGTTATCCTACTGATAG GCATTATGAATTTGCCTGCCGTGGCATTGGGAATTGTCTTAGGAGGCTTTGTGATGAAAAGGTTCCAACTGAGCGTACTTGGTGCAGCCAGGATGTCCATTTCCAGttcttttattgcttttgttctCATGCTGAGCCAGTTCTTCCTACACTGTGGAAATTCAGAGGTGGCGGGGCTTACTGTGTCCTATGAGGG TTTTCCGAACATTTCCACCCAGCAGCAGAGTTTGGTGTCCCAGTGTAACTCAGGGTGCTCCTGCTCTCTGAAACACTGGGATCCAGTATGTGCCTACAATGGCCTGACATATTCAACACCCTGCCTTGCAGGTTGCCAAAGCTCCACTGGATACGCCAAGGAAATG GTCTTTCACAACTGCTCATGTGTTGCTGAAGCACCGCTACCTAGTATAAACATGTCTGCAGTGTTGGGGCAGTGTCCACGCAAGGACAACTGTGACTACATATTTAAGATATACATGGCGATGACTGTATTAGGGGCCTTTGTCACAGCCAGTGCAGCCACTCCTGGATATATTGTTCTGCTCAG GTCTATTCAACCAGACTTAAAGTCTTTGGCCCTTGGAATGCAGATGTTGATAGTCAGGACTCTGG GTGGAATCCCGCCTCCAGTATATTTTGGAGCTTTGATTGACAGGACATGTCTGAAGTGGGGAACAAAGCGATGTGGAGGCCGAGGTGCATGTCGACTCTACAACACTGATGCATTTAG AGTGACTTTCTTGGGACTCATCTACGGATTGTCTGCTCTGGCCTTGCTGCTCTTGGTACTACTGTATAAAAGACTatcacaccaacaacaacagctGGCACTGCAAAACCAGACCAAAGACTTAGATCCAGAAGCCAACAACATGTCCAAGAATAATGGAAATGCCCCATCAGCTATTGTCAAGTGCAAGGAAGAGCTGGATAGAGAGACCAGTATCTGA